AATTCGCAAAGAGAAACCTCGCATCGGTGCGCAGGGCTTCGAAGAGCGCGCGGCGGTGCTCGTGATTCGATTGAGTGCGTTCGACGGCGCGGAACCCCCTCCCGGTGAACAACTCGGGGACGACGCCAATTCCGTAAACGTCCCCGAGGAGGTCCACGAGGTTTTCGGGCGGTGGAACGGGGAAGTCCTTGCGGCGCTCCGTGCGCTGAAATCCGGCCTCCGGGTCTCCGACGAACGGCCTGGCGATCACCCTTTGCACGTTGTTCGGTTCGACGCATAGCTCGCGGGCCGCGTGGCAATACTCATAAAGCCGCTCGACCGGCACGACGGCCTCGTGGCAGGCGATTTGGAACACGCTGTCGGCGCTCGTATAGACGATAGGAAATCCCGTGTCCATGTGGGTACTTCCCAAATCGTCGATGATCTTCGTTCCGCTTGCGGGCCGGTTGCCGAGAGTTTGAGTTTCGATCCGGCGTTCAAAGGCCTTGATCAGTGAAATCGGGAACCCGTTTGGATAGGTGGGAAAGGGATGGGGGAGTACGATTCCCATCATCTCCCAATGGCCCACTACGGAGTCCTTGCCGCCCTTGCTGAGGGGCTGGAGCCTTCCATACTCGACGCCCCATCCTTGCCGCAAGCCCGCGCCCGGGTCGGGCGATGCGATGCCCGCCGCCGCAAGGAAACCGCACGAAGCAAGGGCGGGCGTCTGAAATCCTCCGACCGCCTCAAAGGTATGGAGCAGGGTCGAAGGCTCGCCCGGATCGCCAAACTCCTTCGCATCGGGAGCGACGCCTGCGCCGCACCCATCCAAAACCACCACGATCGCGCGCTTCACAGGAGGGTTATAGCCGGTTTTCCATCTCGAGCCTAGGGCGCTTAGGGGGAGGACGCCGCGCCGGCAGCAGCGGGATGAACGAACGTCGGCTCGTAAACGCTTTCTGCGATGCCGAATTCCTTGAGCAAGGACCCGTAGAGCTGCAGCCCCTCAACCTCTCTCTCGCCCAATTCGTAGCGCATCGTTTCTCCGAGATAACGCTGGCAGGTTTCGAGGTCCCAACCCGAGGATTCAGCCGCTTGGAGGCAGACTTGAGAGAAGTTCGCTTGCGACCACCGAAACGCTTCTTCGAGGTACGCCGCAAGTTCGGGCGCCAGGTCCTCGTCGCCGACCCACAGCGCCCATACGAAGGGGAGCCCGGTCGCGCGCGTCCACTCCTCGCCGAGATCGAGTTCCACGACGCCTTCCGAACTCTCGGAAAGCCCCTTGTCGCCGATCAGGACGGCCGCATCGTGTGTTGAGAGCATCGCCGGGAGGTCCGGCTGGCAGAGCTCCGTGCGCGGAGCAACCCCATATCCGCGCTGGAGTAACAGACGGGCCAAGGCGTTGCTCGTCATCGAACTGGCGTCGAGGGCGAGGCTCGCGATTTCAGCGATCGGGGTCTTCGAGAACAACCGAACGCTCGCTGCGGGTCCCAAGCTGCCGATGCAAACTCCAGCGACGGCCCTTCGATCGGGTTGCGTCAGCAGGTCGATGCTGGACACCAAGATCGCATCTACCGCCCCGTCGTCCAGTCGCCGAGGAAGTCTGCTCGGAAGGTCGTACTCCACCGCAACCGGGCTGTCTTCGCCCAGGCTTTCAAACCAAGCCACGAG
The genomic region above belongs to Candidatus Nitrosymbiomonas proteolyticus and contains:
- a CDS encoding phosphopentomutase, translated to MKRAIVVVLDGCGAGVAPDAKEFGDPGEPSTLLHTFEAVGGFQTPALASCGFLAAAGIASPDPGAGLRQGWGVEYGRLQPLSKGGKDSVVGHWEMMGIVLPHPFPTYPNGFPISLIKAFERRIETQTLGNRPASGTKIIDDLGSTHMDTGFPIVYTSADSVFQIACHEAVVPVERLYEYCHAARELCVEPNNVQRVIARPFVGDPEAGFQRTERRKDFPVPPPENLVDLLGDVYGIGVVPELFTGRGFRAVERTQSNHEHRRALFEALRTDARFLFANFEDFDMLYGHRNDPVGFARCLEEFDCDVLAPLLEELAPDDLLILTADHGNDPTDESTDHTREYVPGCFVSKGRSSHDYGDLPGFSEVGRRVAEWLGVELQTAG
- a CDS encoding periplasmic solute-binding protein; this translates as MRFRVGSVPFVNARPLVAWFESLGEDSPVAVEYDLPSRLPRRLDDGAVDAILVSSIDLLTQPDRRAVAGVCIGSLGPAASVRLFSKTPIAEIASLALDASSMTSNALARLLLQRGYGVAPRTELCQPDLPAMLSTHDAAVLIGDKGLSESSEGVVELDLGEEWTRATGLPFVWALWVGDEDLAPELAAYLEEAFRWSQANFSQVCLQAAESSGWDLETCQRYLGETMRYELGEREVEGLQLYGSLLKEFGIAESVYEPTFVHPAAAGAASSP